The Corynebacterium simulans genome contains a region encoding:
- a CDS encoding lactococcin 972 family bacteriocin encodes MAELLGEAAPAFTTYWASVGRKVRYPAGGGTWEYGFWDAKARSYFTVNRCHTSTVIVNDRRQQSIDTRGGQKSIAELWATNLPGTKDSYYYNFC; translated from the coding sequence ATGGCCGAGCTACTCGGCGAGGCAGCACCAGCCTTCACAACCTACTGGGCATCTGTCGGCCGGAAAGTTCGCTACCCTGCAGGTGGCGGTACCTGGGAGTACGGATTCTGGGACGCTAAGGCGCGTTCTTATTTCACCGTGAATCGGTGCCATACTTCGACTGTGATCGTCAACGACAGAAGGCAACAAAGCATCGACACCCGCGGCGGCCAGAAGTCGATCGCCGAGCTTTGGGCAACGAATTTGCCGGGCACTAAGGACAGCTACTACTACAACTTCTGCTAG
- a CDS encoding ATP-binding cassette domain-containing protein yields MSLASPNQSPTLPPEISTSHLCLAAESTFSVGRSTRMVKKSLVENATFSLPGPGFVAICGASGSGKTLLLNTLAGLLPPADGLLRIDGENASAWKMKRRRRFWRERAAIIHQDHGIIPELSCEDNLTLGLSRKQYSKEELLHSLGEVGLDVPFDGPAAILSGGEQQRLAIARALLRGAAYVFADEPTASLDPTNRDQVIALLRRAADGGALVLAATHDAAVIAAADNTLRINDRQVTVSGSARD; encoded by the coding sequence ATGTCATTGGCTAGCCCCAATCAGTCCCCCACTCTGCCGCCAGAGATTTCCACCTCTCATCTCTGTCTCGCCGCGGAGTCGACTTTTTCTGTGGGGCGCAGCACGCGGATGGTGAAGAAGTCCCTCGTGGAAAATGCAACGTTTTCCCTACCCGGGCCAGGCTTTGTCGCCATCTGTGGAGCCAGCGGTTCCGGAAAGACTTTGCTGCTCAACACCTTGGCCGGGCTCCTGCCGCCGGCGGACGGCCTCCTCCGGATAGACGGCGAGAATGCCTCCGCGTGGAAGATGAAGCGGAGGCGGAGGTTCTGGCGAGAACGCGCAGCGATAATCCACCAAGACCACGGAATCATTCCCGAACTAAGCTGCGAAGATAACCTCACCCTCGGGCTATCCAGGAAGCAATACTCCAAAGAAGAATTGCTGCACTCCCTCGGCGAAGTCGGTCTTGATGTCCCCTTCGACGGGCCGGCAGCTATTCTCAGCGGAGGCGAGCAGCAGCGGCTGGCCATCGCCCGAGCCCTGCTCCGCGGCGCGGCTTATGTGTTCGCTGACGAGCCGACCGCCTCCCTCGACCCCACAAACCGCGACCAAGTTATCGCGCTCCTGCGGCGAGCTGCGGACGGGGGCGCACTCGTTCTGGCCGCCACGCACGATGCCGCAGTTATTGCTGCCGCTGACAACACCTTGCGCATCAATGATCGCCAGGTCACAGTCTCCGGCTCTGCGCGGGATTAA
- a CDS encoding HigA family addiction module antitoxin → MTTTDKLPPVHPGEILMEDFLKGMGITQHKLAVSIGVPPRRINEIVHGKRAVTADTALRLAKFFEMSPQFWLGLQAQYDLDVAEDKTLSEIERIHPVQAVSA, encoded by the coding sequence TTGACTACCACTGACAAGCTCCCTCCGGTTCACCCCGGTGAGATCCTCATGGAGGACTTCCTTAAAGGAATGGGGATCACCCAGCACAAGCTCGCCGTCTCCATCGGCGTTCCGCCCCGCCGGATCAACGAAATTGTTCACGGTAAGCGCGCTGTAACCGCTGACACGGCCCTTCGTCTAGCGAAGTTTTTCGAGATGAGCCCCCAGTTCTGGCTCGGGTTACAGGCTCAATATGACTTGGACGTGGCGGAAGACAAGACCCTCTCGGAAATCGAGCGGATTCACCCGGTCCAAGCTGTCTCAGCGTAG
- the cmtR gene encoding Cd(II)/Pb(II)-sensing metalloregulatory transcriptional regulator CmtR — MLTIASRLDVMNRLGRAMADPTRSRILMTLLDGPAYPAEISQSLDLTRSNVSNHLSCLRDCGIVVAEPEGRKTRYEIADPHLAAALEALVNATLAVDENAPCIDTECSVPGCGEKGTDA, encoded by the coding sequence ATGCTGACTATTGCTTCACGCCTCGACGTCATGAACCGGCTCGGCCGGGCCATGGCTGATCCGACGCGTTCCCGAATCCTGATGACCCTACTCGACGGTCCGGCCTACCCGGCCGAGATTTCGCAAAGCTTGGATCTGACGCGCTCGAACGTCTCGAACCACCTGTCCTGCCTACGCGATTGCGGCATCGTCGTCGCTGAGCCGGAGGGCCGTAAGACCCGCTACGAAATTGCCGATCCGCACCTCGCGGCGGCGCTCGAAGCGCTGGTCAACGCGACGCTGGCCGTCGACGAGAATGCCCCCTGCATCGACACTGAGTGCTCGGTGCCCGGCTGCGGCGAGAAAGGAACGGACGCATGA
- a CDS encoding heavy metal translocating P-type ATPase, with product MSSACGCEHEPATEIEELDRPWWKDPELLLPIFSGVALITGLALDWSDLETPATVLYWLGLLLGAYTFAPGAIRNLVTKRKLGIGLLMTISAVGAVILGFVGEAAALAFLYSIAEALEDKAMDRAQGGLRALLKLVPQTATVLRDGTTAEVAAKDLEVGELMVVRPGERIATDGIIRSGRSSLDTSAITGESIPEEVAPGDEVPAGAINSAGVLEVETTAAGTDNSLTTLVDLVEQAQAEKGDRARIADRTAQPLVPGVMILAVLVGVIGSLLGDPETWITRALVVLVAASPCALAISVPLTVVAAIGAASQFGVVIKSGAAFERLGGIRHLAVDKTGTLTRNQPEVTGVVPADGFDRAQVLSFAAAVEQQSTHPLAAAIVAAEPEAPTALDISEEAGHGIGGTVEGRRVLVGSPRWIDAGPLKADVERMESEGQTCVLVTVDDALAGAIGVRDELRPEVPDAVQSLHDNDVEVSMLTGDNTRTARALAEIAGIDDVRAELRPEDKASIVADFSSKTPTAMIGDGINDAPALAGATVGIAMGATGSDAAIESADVAFTGHDLRLIPQALQHARRGSRIINQNIVLSLAIIIVLMPLAISGVLGLAAVVLVHEVAEVIVILNGLRAARAKR from the coding sequence ATGAGTTCAGCATGTGGATGCGAACACGAACCCGCCACGGAGATCGAAGAGCTCGATCGGCCATGGTGGAAGGACCCCGAGCTACTGCTACCGATCTTCTCCGGCGTAGCCCTCATTACAGGACTGGCGCTGGACTGGTCCGACTTGGAGACGCCCGCAACGGTACTGTATTGGCTTGGCCTGCTGTTAGGCGCTTACACGTTCGCACCTGGAGCGATCCGGAACCTTGTCACGAAGCGCAAGCTCGGCATTGGCTTGCTTATGACGATCAGCGCTGTCGGCGCGGTGATCCTTGGTTTCGTCGGAGAGGCCGCGGCGCTGGCGTTCCTGTACTCGATCGCCGAGGCGCTTGAAGACAAGGCGATGGACCGGGCCCAAGGCGGACTGCGGGCACTGTTGAAGCTGGTACCGCAAACCGCGACCGTCCTGCGCGACGGTACGACGGCCGAGGTCGCTGCGAAGGACCTTGAGGTTGGCGAGCTAATGGTCGTACGCCCCGGGGAGCGGATCGCCACGGACGGCATCATTCGGTCCGGACGCTCCAGCCTTGACACCTCAGCGATCACCGGAGAATCCATTCCGGAGGAGGTTGCGCCCGGCGACGAGGTACCCGCGGGAGCGATCAACTCCGCCGGTGTGCTGGAGGTCGAGACGACCGCAGCTGGAACGGACAACTCGCTGACCACACTCGTCGACCTCGTCGAGCAGGCGCAGGCGGAGAAGGGCGACCGCGCCCGGATCGCCGACCGAACTGCCCAACCCCTCGTGCCCGGGGTGATGATCCTGGCAGTGCTGGTCGGCGTGATCGGCTCGCTGTTGGGCGACCCAGAGACTTGGATCACCCGTGCGCTGGTGGTCCTGGTCGCAGCGTCGCCGTGCGCGCTGGCAATCTCCGTGCCGCTGACGGTCGTGGCCGCGATCGGCGCGGCCAGCCAGTTCGGAGTAGTCATCAAGTCCGGCGCGGCGTTCGAGCGACTCGGCGGCATCCGTCACCTAGCGGTAGACAAGACCGGAACTCTTACCCGCAACCAGCCCGAGGTTACCGGAGTGGTCCCGGCAGACGGATTCGATCGGGCGCAGGTGCTTTCCTTCGCGGCGGCGGTTGAGCAGCAATCGACGCACCCCCTCGCCGCGGCGATCGTGGCAGCGGAGCCCGAAGCGCCCACCGCCTTGGATATCAGCGAGGAAGCCGGTCATGGCATCGGCGGCACCGTCGAAGGCCGACGGGTGCTGGTCGGCAGCCCCCGATGGATCGACGCCGGGCCACTGAAGGCGGACGTTGAGCGTATGGAGTCCGAAGGCCAGACCTGCGTCCTAGTCACCGTCGATGACGCTCTCGCCGGGGCGATCGGGGTGCGCGACGAGTTGCGGCCCGAGGTGCCCGATGCCGTGCAGTCCCTGCACGACAACGACGTGGAAGTGAGCATGCTCACCGGTGATAACACTCGCACCGCTCGGGCGCTGGCTGAAATCGCCGGAATCGACGACGTGCGCGCCGAACTGCGACCGGAGGACAAGGCAAGCATCGTCGCCGATTTCTCCTCCAAGACGCCGACGGCGATGATCGGCGACGGCATCAACGACGCGCCGGCACTGGCGGGCGCAACGGTGGGCATTGCGATGGGAGCGACCGGCTCTGACGCCGCGATCGAGTCCGCTGACGTCGCCTTCACTGGCCACGACCTCCGGCTGATCCCGCAGGCGCTGCAGCACGCCCGCCGAGGCAGCAGGATCATCAACCAAAACATCGTGCTGTCTCTGGCTATCATCATCGTGTTGATGCCACTGGCGATCAGCGGTGTACTGGGCCTGGCCGCCGTCGTGTTAGTACACGAAGTCGCCGAAGTCATCGTGATCTTGAACGGCCTGCGGGCTGCACGAGCGAAACGCTGA
- the arfB gene encoding alternative ribosome rescue aminoacyl-tRNA hydrolase ArfB, which yields MNDLTIAPGPGIPGGLVIVAADLTERFAKSSGPGGQGVNTTDSKVQLSVDIATCSSLSDAQRRRVLHNLEHRLDGTVLTVTASTQRLQVRNRAEARERMAALLREALAPPPPPRRRTKPTRSSVRRRLEAKKRRSELKSTRRRPQIP from the coding sequence ATGAACGACCTGACCATCGCGCCTGGCCCAGGGATCCCCGGGGGTCTGGTCATCGTCGCCGCCGACCTGACGGAGCGGTTCGCGAAGTCGTCGGGACCAGGCGGCCAAGGCGTCAATACTACGGACAGCAAAGTGCAGCTTTCCGTCGATATCGCTACGTGCTCATCGCTTTCCGACGCCCAGCGTCGCCGCGTCCTTCACAACCTCGAGCACCGCCTAGACGGCACCGTCCTTACCGTTACCGCATCGACCCAGCGATTACAGGTACGCAACCGCGCCGAGGCACGCGAACGCATGGCCGCCCTCTTGCGCGAGGCGCTCGCTCCGCCTCCTCCTCCGCGGCGCAGGACCAAGCCGACGCGGAGCTCGGTACGACGCCGTCTCGAAGCGAAAAAGCGGCGCTCGGAACTCAAGTCCACGCGACGGCGGCCCCAAATTCCCTAG
- a CDS encoding recombinase family protein, with amino-acid sequence MDRPDYDAMVASFERGEIDAIICWDLDRLTRQPAQLEEWIDRAEEQGLKLVTANGDADLATDGGRMYARIKAAVARGEIERKSMRQSRAQQQRAEQGRWYSGGVRPIGYTSTGEIIPSEAAAVLGMFRAVERGNSMRDIARALSGVDQPGLPDIPTTPRHMHTVVTERNARRRAAGQEEKSVPDAQPWAYTSLHSILRNPVYAGYSTYKKAKRKGVKNKYRRVTHIVRDPDTGEPVKGQWEPIVTPDLWWRVQNVLDDPDRLTNKERRNTRRHLGSGLYVCDECGNPVHTHADRYRCAACGLVRTHSVDDFVLAVIRARLGRDDLADLLPTADDDEVDAIDDELAELRAKLARVQADYDEELIEARDLKRARNRYEPQIEKLETRRARLAGASALLDTTGYASPVDAFDNAELAVQRRVINTLCQVRLRRGVRGTKTFNPESVQIVWN; translated from the coding sequence GTGGACCGTCCCGACTACGACGCGATGGTGGCGTCCTTTGAGCGCGGCGAGATCGACGCGATCATTTGCTGGGACCTCGACCGCCTCACACGACAGCCCGCGCAGCTCGAAGAGTGGATCGACAGGGCGGAAGAGCAGGGGCTGAAACTCGTCACCGCGAACGGTGATGCTGACCTTGCCACCGACGGCGGCAGAATGTACGCGCGTATCAAAGCAGCCGTGGCGCGCGGCGAGATCGAACGCAAAAGCATGCGCCAATCCCGTGCGCAACAGCAGCGCGCCGAGCAGGGCCGCTGGTACTCCGGCGGTGTGCGCCCGATCGGCTACACCTCCACCGGCGAGATCATCCCATCCGAAGCCGCCGCCGTGCTCGGTATGTTCCGCGCTGTCGAGAGGGGCAACTCCATGCGCGATATCGCACGCGCCTTATCTGGGGTCGATCAACCGGGCTTGCCGGACATTCCGACCACGCCGCGCCATATGCACACCGTGGTCACAGAGCGCAACGCACGCCGTCGCGCTGCTGGCCAGGAAGAAAAGTCGGTTCCCGACGCGCAGCCCTGGGCCTACACGTCGTTGCACTCGATCCTGCGCAACCCCGTGTATGCCGGCTACTCCACGTATAAGAAGGCCAAGCGCAAAGGCGTGAAGAACAAATACCGCCGTGTCACGCATATCGTCCGCGACCCCGATACCGGCGAGCCGGTGAAAGGGCAGTGGGAGCCGATCGTCACACCCGATCTGTGGTGGCGTGTGCAAAACGTGCTCGATGATCCCGACCGGCTGACAAACAAGGAGCGCCGGAACACTCGCCGCCATCTTGGCTCGGGCCTGTATGTCTGCGACGAGTGCGGCAACCCCGTGCACACGCATGCCGACCGCTACCGCTGCGCGGCCTGTGGCTTAGTGCGCACTCATAGCGTCGATGATTTTGTGCTCGCCGTGATCCGCGCCCGCCTTGGCCGTGACGACCTAGCAGACCTGTTGCCAACTGCGGATGACGACGAGGTCGACGCCATCGACGACGAACTCGCTGAGCTTCGCGCAAAGCTCGCCCGCGTCCAGGCTGACTACGACGAGGAGCTTATCGAGGCCCGTGACCTCAAGCGCGCGCGAAACCGTTATGAGCCGCAGATCGAGAAACTCGAAACGCGCCGTGCCCGCCTTGCTGGCGCATCGGCGCTGCTCGACACAACCGGCTACGCCTCGCCCGTGGACGCCTTCGACAACGCAGAGCTTGCCGTGCAGCGTCGAGTCATTAACACCCTGTGCCAGGTGCGCCTGCGCCGTGGCGTGCGCGGCACCAAGACCTTCAACCCTGAATCGGTGCAGATCGTGTGGAACTAG
- a CDS encoding HAD hydrolase-like protein: MIEDSIVIGDNVDTDGALARAIGADFLLFHARQDGKWA; encoded by the coding sequence GTGATCGAGGACAGCATAGTTATTGGCGACAATGTTGATACTGATGGAGCTTTAGCTCGAGCTATCGGTGCGGATTTCCTCCTTTTTCACGCACGCCAAGATGGGAAATGGGCATAA
- a CDS encoding MOSC domain-containing protein has protein sequence MKVISTNVAVRRPEPHGRHEYTGIDKQPRPFLDLEIPGPNYGDGSGVVGDSIGDHAHHGGAEKAVYAYAREELDYWEGTLNRVLRDGYFGENLTTEGISWPNMLINQQIQVGECVLEVSIPRTPCATFSGWMDEPGWLKSFTERGDCGSYLRIIEPGRITSGDEITLIGRPDHDITMGMAFAAKMGDKELARRVVDAGCLAAVHHDQLVKRLQPRG, from the coding sequence ATGAAGGTTATCTCCACGAACGTCGCTGTCCGCCGCCCCGAGCCGCATGGGCGACACGAGTACACGGGCATCGATAAGCAGCCACGCCCCTTCCTGGACCTGGAGATACCTGGGCCCAACTACGGTGACGGCTCCGGCGTGGTGGGGGATTCCATCGGTGACCACGCCCACCACGGCGGTGCCGAGAAGGCCGTCTACGCTTATGCCCGCGAGGAGCTCGACTACTGGGAGGGCACGCTCAACCGCGTGCTGCGTGATGGCTACTTCGGGGAGAACCTCACCACCGAGGGGATCTCCTGGCCGAATATGCTGATCAACCAGCAGATTCAGGTGGGGGAGTGCGTGCTCGAGGTCTCCATTCCGCGCACGCCCTGCGCCACCTTCTCCGGCTGGATGGACGAGCCCGGCTGGCTCAAGTCCTTCACTGAGCGTGGCGATTGCGGTTCCTACCTGCGCATCATCGAGCCTGGCCGCATCACTTCTGGCGATGAGATTACGCTCATCGGCCGCCCCGACCATGACATCACCATGGGCATGGCCTTTGCCGCCAAGATGGGGGACAAGGAGCTAGCCCGGCGCGTCGTCGACGCCGGCTGCCTTGCCGCAGTCCACCACGATCAGCTGGTCAAGCGCCTGCAGCCCCGCGGTTAG
- a CDS encoding putative glycolipid-binding domain-containing protein translates to MERTYKWEHVETPLIRNEAAVHFLGAGLTASGVQYGDGYEATWELRAAENWVTERVSVNVEGDGWGRSLELFRSEQGVWSAETNEEGAQPEDLPSPGIVQSADLKAALDCDLGLCPLTNTMPIRRLTLLETQVPKTQLIMAWIDMPSLQVIASDQYYSSVDAETVRYKSGTRGVDVELEVDGDGVVVHYPDLARRV, encoded by the coding sequence ATGGAGCGCACGTATAAGTGGGAGCATGTCGAGACTCCTCTCATCCGGAACGAGGCCGCAGTTCATTTTTTAGGAGCCGGTTTGACCGCTTCCGGAGTGCAATACGGCGATGGATACGAGGCCACGTGGGAGCTGCGCGCCGCGGAGAACTGGGTGACCGAACGTGTGTCGGTGAACGTTGAAGGCGACGGATGGGGGCGAAGCCTCGAGCTGTTTAGGTCCGAGCAAGGCGTGTGGTCGGCGGAAACCAATGAAGAGGGCGCCCAGCCTGAAGATCTGCCCTCCCCCGGTATCGTCCAGTCAGCCGACCTGAAAGCCGCACTCGATTGCGATCTCGGTCTGTGCCCTCTCACCAACACAATGCCTATTCGTCGCTTGACGCTGCTTGAGACTCAGGTTCCGAAAACGCAGCTGATCATGGCTTGGATTGATATGCCGTCCCTCCAGGTGATCGCATCAGACCAGTACTACAGCTCCGTCGATGCTGAAACTGTCCGATACAAAAGCGGAACACGGGGAGTCGACGTCGAGTTGGAGGTCGACGGTGACGGAGTGGTCGTACACTACCCTGATCTCGCACGGCGGGTCTGA
- a CDS encoding zeta toxin family protein: MLSAADFPVDPQVMEQRLKTLQASYFGRSNAHSPSVPEVIYVAGQPASGKSTAIESVKNGHAVLDSDEVRKLHPALDEIMERDPLRMDVLTNGPVPYWMSSLIEYGRQHGHSLIIENTLSNPEFIAGEIAKFRSAGFRVRVVGLAVAQEVSRLGVVQRYLEAQRVSRYPRWTNEVSHTSGFKAIVPGLQAIAPLVDDLEIRTRDGRTLSGIEDIEAERATWFDSPAIRADWLARFDSCDLSGLEAEKLTQNLVADAERIRKL, translated from the coding sequence ATGCTTTCCGCCGCTGATTTCCCCGTTGATCCACAAGTTATGGAGCAACGGCTAAAGACTCTGCAAGCCAGCTACTTTGGCCGATCGAATGCTCACAGTCCGTCTGTTCCAGAAGTCATTTATGTGGCGGGGCAGCCAGCGTCAGGCAAATCAACGGCTATTGAATCTGTAAAGAATGGTCACGCGGTCCTTGATTCCGATGAGGTTCGGAAGCTGCACCCCGCCCTCGACGAGATCATGGAGCGCGACCCCCTGCGCATGGACGTGCTCACCAATGGTCCGGTGCCCTATTGGATGTCCTCGCTGATTGAGTATGGCCGGCAGCACGGGCACTCCCTCATCATTGAGAACACGCTGTCCAACCCGGAATTCATCGCAGGAGAGATAGCCAAGTTTCGCTCCGCGGGTTTCCGCGTGAGGGTCGTGGGCTTGGCGGTGGCGCAGGAGGTCTCCAGGCTCGGTGTCGTCCAGCGCTACCTGGAGGCGCAGCGCGTGAGCCGCTACCCGCGCTGGACCAATGAGGTTTCCCATACGTCGGGCTTTAAGGCCATCGTCCCAGGGCTTCAAGCGATTGCCCCGCTTGTCGACGACCTCGAGATCCGCACCCGCGACGGCCGCACCTTGAGCGGTATCGAGGATATTGAAGCCGAGCGCGCAACCTGGTTCGACTCCCCCGCCATTCGTGCTGATTGGCTGGCCCGCTTCGACAGCTGCGACTTGAGTGGCCTTGAAGCGGAGAAGCTCACGCAAAACCTCGTGGCTGATGCAGAGCGTATCCGCAAACTTTAA
- a CDS encoding ATP-binding protein, giving the protein MNNWSENQLRELLAELELRGGDSTTVEVKTAQGGIPDSLPQTLCAFANMPSGGLIILGVNEKEGFIVTGIENPSEMEAALASQARHAITPPVTVHTDSVAIDGTHVVIAEVTGLPIIDKPAIYRGEAYLRMADGDYRMSASELRMMDVAKLHAEEAVSYDTTIVEGTSLADLDSDVVQDFLVQARKKNRRLSGLTQDEDVLRALAVTTATGELTLAGLYALGFYPQGHFPSLAVTVAQRLPNGSKHGRVLGLETFEGPVPVLLNSVMGWVRQRLAAVRRYREDGSMVEVPELPLPAIREAVANALVHRDLGPNTLGAGKSIDVRLLPDKMVISSPGGLRDLTVEQLKSRDLARQEINQRLYRLCRYLKADDGSFVIEGEGGGVQLMLDAAREQGLPEPDLIDSGVQFTVKMWRPDTRGEARIWEPLRKEESGTGPERRVDAPVTLERLGVNAPRVAEALRTAAQPLSIGEIETATNLTRAQVRYALKSLVKARFVRMDGTRGSQATTYEWLANRGAAGA; this is encoded by the coding sequence GTGAACAATTGGTCCGAGAATCAGCTGAGAGAGCTATTGGCTGAGCTTGAGTTGCGCGGCGGTGATTCAACAACAGTCGAGGTCAAAACCGCTCAAGGGGGCATTCCGGACTCTCTACCGCAGACATTGTGCGCGTTCGCAAACATGCCGAGTGGCGGCCTTATCATTCTCGGTGTCAATGAGAAGGAAGGATTCATTGTCACTGGCATTGAGAATCCTTCGGAGATGGAGGCTGCTCTGGCCTCGCAGGCGCGTCATGCCATCACCCCTCCAGTCACAGTGCATACCGACAGTGTGGCAATAGATGGCACGCATGTCGTGATTGCGGAGGTTACGGGTCTTCCGATTATTGATAAGCCTGCTATCTACAGGGGAGAAGCGTATCTTCGAATGGCTGATGGGGACTACCGTATGAGTGCCTCGGAGCTGCGCATGATGGACGTGGCAAAGCTGCATGCCGAAGAGGCAGTGTCCTATGACACGACGATTGTGGAAGGCACGAGCCTTGCAGACCTAGATAGCGACGTGGTGCAAGATTTCTTGGTTCAGGCGCGGAAAAAGAATCGGCGACTATCGGGACTTACTCAAGATGAGGACGTCTTACGGGCGCTAGCGGTGACGACCGCGACTGGAGAGCTGACCCTTGCTGGCCTGTATGCGCTGGGTTTCTATCCCCAAGGACATTTTCCCTCCTTAGCAGTAACGGTGGCGCAAAGGCTACCAAATGGTTCGAAGCACGGGCGAGTGCTGGGGTTGGAGACCTTTGAGGGGCCCGTTCCGGTGCTGTTGAACTCGGTAATGGGATGGGTAAGGCAACGTTTAGCCGCCGTACGGCGATATCGAGAGGACGGATCAATGGTGGAAGTTCCTGAACTTCCCCTTCCGGCCATTCGAGAGGCCGTGGCTAATGCATTGGTGCACCGTGATCTTGGGCCAAATACGTTGGGTGCGGGTAAATCGATTGATGTCCGCCTACTACCGGACAAGATGGTTATCTCCAGTCCAGGAGGCCTACGGGATCTGACGGTTGAACAGCTCAAGTCGAGAGATCTGGCGCGCCAGGAGATTAACCAGCGGCTCTATAGACTGTGCCGATATCTCAAAGCAGACGATGGCTCTTTTGTTATTGAGGGCGAAGGCGGCGGCGTGCAGCTCATGCTGGATGCCGCGCGAGAGCAAGGACTACCGGAGCCTGACCTGATAGATTCTGGCGTGCAATTTACGGTGAAGATGTGGCGGCCGGACACTCGTGGAGAGGCCCGTATCTGGGAGCCACTACGCAAGGAGGAATCAGGCACCGGCCCGGAACGACGAGTGGATGCACCAGTGACCTTGGAACGCCTGGGTGTTAACGCCCCGCGCGTAGCGGAGGCGCTGCGTACGGCGGCACAACCGCTGTCTATCGGCGAAATAGAAACAGCCACAAACCTTACTCGAGCGCAGGTCCGATATGCGCTGAAGTCACTGGTGAAGGCACGATTCGTGCGTATGGATGGCACGCGCGGTTCACAAGCGACAACCTATGAATGGCTAGCTAACCGCGGGGCTGCAGGCGCTTGA